Proteins from a single region of Corylus avellana chromosome ca11, CavTom2PMs-1.0:
- the LOC132165539 gene encoding auxin-responsive protein IAA27 — protein sequence MSASLEHDYIGLSEPPPSMEGSERKSGGLNLKATELRLGLPGSQSPERDNVYPPGVMKNLLGVSGAKRGFSDAIDGSSGKWVFSGSGGSEAELGKGGNLFSPRGNNGVGKGGLGSGSEGNNQNTGLGGPGLKDGNAVGPQSPKPLQEKKPQLSAPAAKAQVVGWPPIRSFRKNSMASHPPKSDDDAEGKLGSGCLYVKVSMDGAPYLRKIDLKTYGSYMELSSALEKMFSCFTIGQCGSHGVPSRDGLSESRLMDLLHGSEYVLTYEDKDGDWMLVGDVPWEMFTDSCKRMRIMKSSEAIGLAPRAMEKCKNRN from the exons ATGTCTGCGTCTTTGGAGCATGATTACATAGGCTTATCGGAGCCTCCTCCTTCAATGGAAGGCTCTGAGAGGAAAAGTGGGGGCTTGAACCTTAAAGCCACTGAGCTGAGACTTGGCCTCCCTGGGTCCCAGTCACCTGAGAGAGATAACGTCTACCCGCCTGGGGTGATGAAGAACTTGTTGGGAGTGTCTGGGGCCAAGAGGGGCTTCTCTGACGCCATTGATGGAAGTTCTGGCAAGTGGGTTTTCTCTGGGAGTGGCGGATCTGAGGCTGAGTTGGGTAAAGGTGGGAACTTGTTCTCTCCCAGAGGTAATAATGGTGTGGGGAAGGGTGGTCTTGGAAGTGGGTCGGAGGGTAACAATCAGAATACGGGTTTGGGTGGTCCGGGTTTGAAAGATGGTAATGCTGTTGGTCCTCAGTCGCCTAAGCCGTTGCAGGAGAAGAAGCCCCAGCTCTCTGCTCCTGCGGCAAA GGCACAGGTTGTGGGATGGCCACCAATTCGCTCTTTCCGGAAGAATTCAATGGCTTCTCATCCTCCAAAGAGTGACGATGATGCAGAGGGCAAGTTGGGATCTGGATGTCTTTATGTCAAGGTCAGCATGGATGGTGCTCCATACCTGAGGAAGATTGATCTCAAAACCTATGGCAGCTATATGGAACTCTCTTCAGCATTGGAAAAGATGTTCAGCTGCTTTACAATTG GTCAGTGTGGCTCTCATGGAGTTCCAAGCAGAGATGGATTGAGCGAGAGTCGTCTTATGGATTTACTCCATGGTTCTGAATATGTACTCACCTATGAAGACAAAGATGGTGATTGGATGCTAGTTGGTGATGTTCCCTGGGA GATGTTCACTGACTCTTGTAAGAGGATGAGGATAATGAAGAGTTCGGAGGCCATTGGGCTAG CTCCAAGGGCAATGGAAAAGTGCAAAAACCGTAACTAG
- the LOC132165615 gene encoding NADPH:adrenodoxin oxidoreductase, mitochondrial, whose protein sequence is MAIFQSRTFLSRSFSTLSSHPLRVCVVGSGPAGFYTAEKMLKAHQGAQVDIIDRLPTPFGLVRSGVAPDHPETKIVVNQFSRAAQHERCSFFGNVTLGSSISLTELRELYHVVVLSYGAESDRVLGIPGEDLIGIHSAREFVWWYNGHPDFKNLDPDLKNTDTAVILGQGNVALDVARILLRPPTELATTDIASHALAALEESSIRKVYLVGRRGPVQAACTAKELREVLGIKDLYIRIQEADLLKAPEDEEELKNNRIQRRVYELLSKAAATAPSYPRSGQRELHFVFFQKPDRFLESDERRGHVSGLHFEKTTLKGVGGGKRIAVGVGQYEDLECGMVLKSIGYKSVPVDGLPFDHQKGVVPNIRGRVLRDTSGDPTLLEGLYVCGWLKRGPTGIIATNLYCAEETVLSISEDLDQGVLATKSGLPKPGREGLLHLLENRNVRVIPFSDWEKIDSTERRLGSLKNKPREKLTTSEELLQVAME, encoded by the exons ATGGCGATTTTCCAATCAAGGACTTTCCtttcaagaagcttttcaaCTCTTTCTTCCCATCCTTTGCGCGTCTGTGTTGTTGGGAGTGGACCCGCTGGCTTCTACACCGCTGAAAAG ATGTTGAAGGCGCATCAAGGAGCGCAAGTTGATATCATTGATAGATTGCCGACGCCATTTGGACTCGTCCGGTCCGGCGTAGCACCTGATCATCCCGAAACAAAG ATTGTCGTGAACCAGTTTTCCCGGGCTGCACAACATGAACGGTGCTCATTTTTTGGAAATGTGACACTTGGATCTTCTATTTCTCTCACAGAGCTTCGTGAGCTGTACCATGTG GTTGTTCTTTCCTACGGTGCTGAAAGTGACAGAGTTCTTGGTATACCAGGAGAA GATCTGATTGGCATACACTCAGCTAGAGAATTTGTTTGGTGGTATAATGGGCACCCAGATTTCAAAAACCTAGATCCTGACTTGAAGAACACGGATACGGCTGTCATTCTTGGTCAG GGCAATGTAGCACTTGATGTAGCACGCATCCTTTTACGACCACCAACAGAATTGGCAACAACTGATATTGCCAGCCATGCTTTGGCTGCTTTAGAGGAGAGCTCTATCAG GAAAGTGTATTTGGTTGGACGACGTGGACCAGTCCAAGCAGCTTGTACTGCTAAAGAGCTACGTGAAGTTCTTG GTATTAAAGATCTTTATATTCGTATACAAGAAGCTGATCTTCTTAAAGCACCAGAAGATGAG GAAGAGCTAAAGAATAATCGAATTCAAAGGAGGGTTTACGAGTTGCTCTCTAAGGCAGCAGCCACTGCACCTTCCTACCCAAGGTCAGGTCAACGTGAACTCCACTTTGTTTTCTTCCAGAAACCAGATAGATTTCTAGAATCAGATGAAAGAAGAGGCCATGTTTCTGGTCTGCACTTTGAGAAGACAACTCTTAAAG GTGTTGGTGGCGGAAAACGTATTGCAGTTGGTGTTGGACAATATGAAGACCTTGAATGCGG GATGGTGCTAAAGAGCATTGGTTACAAATCAGTTCCAGTCGATGGTTTGCCCTTTGATCATCAGAAAG GTGTGGTTCCGAACATTAGAGGTCGAGTTCTACGTGATACATCAGGGGATCCGACTCTGCTTGAGGGTTTGTATGTTTGTGGGTGGTTGAAAAGAGGACCAACCGGAATAATTGCTACAAATCTCTATTGTGCTGAGGAAACG GTTTTGAGCATATCTGAAGACCTTGATCAAGGAGTTTTGGCAACAAAATCTGGCCTGCCCAAGCCAGGCAGAGAGGGTCTTCTTCACTTGTTAGAGAACCGAAACGTCCGAGTTATACCATTCAGTGATTGGGAAAAGATAGACTCTACAGAAAGGAGGCTTGGGAGTCTTAAAAACAAACCCAGGGAAAAATTAACCACATCGGAGGAGCTCCTGCAAGTCGCCATGGAATAA